The nucleotide sequence CAGTATTAGCTAAGATGTAGCTGCGAGCCGGGCTGCTCATATGTCCTGTTCTCCCTCCATAAACCCTCCATTCTCCACTGCCTCTGCTGCCAAACCTCCCTGTCTCCTCTGGGTTTGTCATGAGGTATACTGACGGGCTTTCTTTGTTACCCTCACTGGGTAAGCTAGCACTAGCATCAACGCTACCTCTACGTCTCAGACTGCCTCCATAAACCATCCACTCCCCACTTCCTTGACCAGTAAAcctccctgtttgtgttttactcaTCGCAGACCCTTTGGCCAATGACAGGCTTTCGTCACTTCCTGTGGTGGGTATGCTCATTCTCGTATCAACCAAACTGCCGCTATAAACCATCCGCTCTCCACTGACACGCCTAAAACGTCCCTGTGTTCTCTCATTAGCAGCAGCTTCTGCCTTTCTACTCAGTACGGTCGATGGATTAGCCACCGTAACACTAAGATCCGTGGTGCCTCCTGAATTACTGCAGCCACCTGGACTCTGGACATTGTTGTTATCTTTGTACTTGTATCTGATACTTTCGTGATACAGAGCTTCGTCTCCAAAACTGCTTCGACCACCTGGACATCTGAAATCCAAGCTTCCCAGACGGTTGCTCAGCTGCAGGTCGCTCTCTTGATTGGTTGGTTCAGAATCTATGTGTGAACCATGAGTgtgtttccttccttctttacctttaaacaatttaaaagtcAGACTCTCGCCGTCTTTCACTGGAGTGGTGCCTCCTCTATGTCTGCCCTCTTCTGGCAAAGTGCACTTTCTGCTGAAAGATAAGGATggacttttctcttttgttgacAGAATGTATTTCTCGACTGGTCTCACATGTGCATTTGCCTCAGTCAGATTAAGACATGCTTCCTCATCCTCGTCTTCCTCAACATTTGGACTCAGGCATCCTTTAGTATCAACTGGACTCCAACATGCATCTGGTTCGTTCTGACTCAGAAGCGAATCAAGACTTTTAATGTGGTCTTCTAGATCAACTGGGAATTGGTCTGTTGTGGTCACCTCTGTCTCACCTGGGCTCAGGAAAACTTCTGTTGTTCTTGGACACAGAAGATCTGTTGGACTTGTGGACACTGTTGACTCTGATTGACTCAGATTAAATGACTCAATAGGGACCTTGTCTTCCTCCTGGATGTCGTGGACACTGTTGACCGACTTCCTCATATTTGTTTCTAATTCTATTAACTTGAAAATCTCTGCACTTGTAAGATTGTTGTTGCTGACTGGGCTACAGGATGAAGAAGTTGCGATAGTCGACCCTTTATCAACGTCAGTGATTTTGTTTGACGTGTCGGACAAAACTGAATTCTGATCGAATCTCAGGACAAGCAAAGCACCTTgttgtctttctttgtcttccttGTCCTCTTGCCTCTCTACGTCCTTGTCTCCTGAGACCTCACTTTGAGCTCCCTCAGAAGATTTGAGGCTCACTTTATCACTTTCAGTTTTTGATGGTGTCTCCAACTCAACCTGTGCAGGACCTGGTTCCTCGGCTTGGACGTGATGATCAGTGTGATCCATTTGAGATCTGGGGACAGTTTCCGTCTTTAAGTCTGCAGCATTCTGTTTGCTGGGGCCAGATGTCGTTGCATGTGTTACAAACTGTATtgcttcatttatttctgtttcattaCCAGGAATGATTAtgacatttcctgttgttgCGGGATTTATCTGTATTGTGGAAAACTTGACAGCACTTTGGTTAATCCGACCCGTCAAGTTGTTGTGGAATGACTCAGTTAAACACGAAGTGCTAATCGATGGGGAAATCTTTGGATCTTTACTGTGGAAACTAGTTGACTTGTTTGTCGTCTTTGTTTCTAAAATcccagatgtttgtgtgacagtcTGAAGATTTCCTCCCTGAACGCTGACGACTCTGTGCCACATGACTTTCCTGGAGGCCGTGGGGCTGAATGATGGGGTCTGCTCGGAGTTTAAGGGACATCTTGATACTCTGTGAGGACATACAAAGTCACAAAGAAGAACAGGGCTGAATTATTACTGAGGGTTTTGAGCTGCGTGATGTGTCAGGGTGATCTCAAACCTCTCAGGACTCTGTCCGTCCAGCAGCCTCTCGTAGTCTTGTATCTCAGCCTCCAGCTTGCTCTTGACATCCAGCAGGACCTGGTGGTCTGCGGCTTGCAGCAGCAACTCCAGTTGTCTGCGCAGACCatctgctctgtgctgcaggaCATCCA is from Paralichthys olivaceus isolate ysfri-2021 chromosome 5, ASM2471397v2, whole genome shotgun sequence and encodes:
- the LOC109646986 gene encoding uncharacterized protein, which translates into the protein MNLLQVLHADKMSLAPGRRVLHADKVSTLHSSAAAAGRRLSRENVPEQQPNRRLESYLQQVRCLEAANQRLERQIQKELDRKCLRKLDGHLRTMSLLQEQISECLSARARVKLQLLGAELAVFDFSSRCEKVREHRGLLEAGLSNQRRLDEELRLHTLPELQSLLNDQTRELTTLQIKHQQDMHGLLAQMSGGVVVDVQTDESSNLLQLLNDLRQSSVRLLKKNQRRFNTQVLSSLEVTFDSPEIVQAELEELRKTASNLEEELTRLRSLNTLLKVSGLEQTETFVLQLDVLQHRADGLRRQLELLLQAADHQVLLDVKSKLEAEIQDYERLLDGQSPERVSRCPLNSEQTPSFSPTASRKVMWHRVVSVQGGNLQTVTQTSGILETKTTNKSTSFHSKDPKISPSISTSCLTESFHNNLTGRINQSAVKFSTIQINPATTGNVIIIPGNETEINEAIQFVTHATTSGPSKQNAADLKTETVPRSQMDHTDHHVQAEEPGPAQVELETPSKTESDKVSLKSSEGAQSEVSGDKDVERQEDKEDKERQQGALLVLRFDQNSVLSDTSNKITDVDKGSTIATSSSCSPVSNNNLTSAEIFKLIELETNMRKSVNSVHDIQEEDKVPIESFNLSQSESTVSTSPTDLLCPRTTEVFLSPGETEVTTTDQFPVDLEDHIKSLDSLLSQNEPDACWSPVDTKGCLSPNVEEDEDEEACLNLTEANAHVRPVEKYILSTKEKSPSLSFSRKCTLPEEGRHRGGTTPVKDGESLTFKLFKGKEGRKHTHGSHIDSEPTNQESDLQLSNRLGSLDFRCPGGRSSFGDEALYHESIRYKYKDNNNVQSPGGCSNSGGTTDLSVTVANPSTVLSRKAEAAANERTQGRFRRVSGERMVYSGSLVDTRMSIPTTGSDESLSLAKGSAMSKTQTGRFTGQGSGEWMVYGGSLRRRGSVDASASLPSEGNKESPSVYLMTNPEETGRFGSRGSGEWRVYGGRTGHMSSPARSYILANTEGVENLSAAAQLAASPPPARAGGRFGSAGSGEWRVYGSSAPRLSRAASADRISANDGQVMSLLSSYMSSGPRLSSAGSGGSSSSVVRRSRSVGSGGKLSSSSSADRLSSSPGGHRISCSGRVAYTGSGEWKPVYSSASGRRSSVGSAGRSDGGRTTSSERAQSPAGKMNVSGGSGTTSGSKLCGMGSTERVGSRAGGRISSSSGSGRTNSTGGRIISSSDRPIKSTGSGAGGNKERISVCKMAALSISAAGRERSQDRQRQAHRRFQQPTTAKTPLVQRWLTTGVGVTSADPDGLDDIITVTEDLRQ